The proteins below come from a single Streptococcus hyointestinalis genomic window:
- the comGG gene encoding competence type IV pilus minor pilin ComGG translates to MILKRKVKAGVLLYALLMAAIFTLLLQFYLGRVRASHIQQLAQEEASKAYLIATIVKDQKDANLTVEGAQVTVESKDERLDVTVTLSSKGRYHYTFHKTPKTEVSSSSQSSTNVSYASTQEETIPSTSVTELKTDQNTPDSQKS, encoded by the coding sequence CCTCCTCTATGCTCTCTTGATGGCAGCCATCTTTACTCTTTTATTACAATTTTACCTTGGGCGTGTCCGAGCCAGTCACATCCAGCAGTTGGCGCAAGAAGAAGCCAGCAAGGCTTATCTAATTGCGACCATAGTCAAGGACCAAAAAGACGCCAATCTTACCGTTGAAGGGGCGCAGGTCACAGTAGAGTCTAAAGACGAACGCTTGGATGTCACAGTCACTCTCTCCTCAAAAGGAAGGTATCACTACACTTTTCATAAGACACCAAAAACAGAAGTATCGTCCTCATCTCAATCCTCAACTAATGTTTCATATGCCTCAACCCAAGAAGAAACGATACCCTCTACATCCGTGACTGAGCTAAAGACAGACCAAAACACGCCCGATTCACAGAAAAGCTAG
- a CDS encoding class I SAM-dependent methyltransferase translates to MNFETIEKAYALLLENVQLIQNQLKTTFYDALIEQNALYVTKEAQDSRIVDNNQALEKLNLSAEEWRRAFQFLLIKASQTELLQVNHQLTPDSIGFILLYLLEELTADKSLDVLEIGSGTGNLAYTLLNNSQKELHYMGIEVDDLLIDLSASMADVMQLDAQFIQEDAVRPQLMKPSDVIISDLPIGYYPNDAIAKRYQVASTSEHTYAHHLLMEQSLKYLKNDGLAIFLAPNNLLTSPQSDLLKDWLHQAASVLAVIALPENLFGHEKNAKSIFVLKKQTDTPQETFVYQLGDLQQQESMLAFIENFQKWKTDNGQS, encoded by the coding sequence ATGAATTTTGAAACCATTGAAAAGGCTTACGCCTTATTACTTGAGAATGTACAGCTCATTCAAAATCAGCTAAAAACAACCTTTTACGATGCGCTGATTGAGCAAAATGCGCTCTATGTGACAAAGGAAGCGCAGGATTCTCGCATTGTCGACAATAACCAAGCGCTTGAAAAGCTCAATCTTTCTGCTGAAGAGTGGCGTCGTGCTTTTCAGTTTTTACTGATAAAAGCCTCACAGACAGAGCTGCTGCAGGTCAATCATCAATTGACCCCAGATAGCATTGGCTTTATTCTTTTATATTTGCTAGAGGAATTGACAGCAGATAAGAGTCTTGATGTGCTGGAGATTGGCAGTGGTACGGGAAATCTCGCCTACACGCTTTTAAATAACAGCCAAAAAGAACTGCACTACATGGGGATTGAAGTGGATGATTTGCTGATTGACTTGTCTGCCAGCATGGCTGACGTCATGCAGTTAGATGCGCAGTTTATCCAAGAAGATGCTGTGCGCCCGCAATTGATGAAGCCAAGCGATGTGATTATCAGTGATTTGCCAATTGGCTATTATCCAAACGACGCTATTGCAAAACGCTACCAAGTGGCTAGCACGAGCGAGCACACTTATGCCCACCATCTGCTCATGGAGCAGTCGCTCAAATACCTAAAGAATGATGGTCTGGCTATTTTCCTAGCGCCAAACAATCTACTGACTAGCCCGCAGAGCGATTTGTTAAAGGATTGGCTCCATCAAGCAGCTAGTGTTCTAGCGGTTATTGCCCTACCAGAAAATCTCTTTGGGCATGAAAAAAATGCCAAGTCTATCTTTGTCCTTAAAAAGCAAACAGACACACCGCAAGAGACCTTTGTCTATCAGCTTGGGGACTTGCAGCAACAAGAAAGTATGCTTGCTTTTATCGAAAATTTCCAAAAATGGAAAACTGATAATGGTCAATCCTAA